DNA from Thermococcus argininiproducens:
AATGCTTTACAAAGAGTTGGCTGAGTTATATAAAAGACTTGAAAAAACTACACTTAAAACTCTCAAAACAAAGTTTGTGTCTGATTTTCTAAAATCTGTTACAAAGCCTGAGCTTCTTGAGATAGTCCCTTATATGATCCTTGGAAAAGTCTTTCCGGATTGGGATGAGAGAGAGCTAGGCGTTGGTGAGAAGCTTTTAATAAAAGCCGTGTCTATGGCAACAGGGATTAAGAGTGAGGAGATGGAGAATTCCATAAAAGACACCGGAGATCTTGGGGAGAGTATTGCCTTGGCCTTAAGTAAAAGAAAACAAAAAAGCTTCTTTTCTCAGCCCCTTACTTTGGAGAGAGTCTACAATACACTTGTCAAAGTTGCAGAAGCCTCAGGAGCAGGAAGTCAAGACCGAAAGCTCAAGTATCTTGCTAATCTCTTTATGGATGCCTCTCCAGAGGAAGGAAAATATCTTGCGAGAACCATTCTTGGGACAATGAGAACTGGAGTTGCGGAAGGTCTTTTGAGAGATGCTCTGGCTGATGCGTTTAAAGTAAAAGTTGAACTTGTGGAAAGGGCGTACATGCTTACGAGTGATTTTGGATTTGTGGCAAAAGTTGCAAAGCTTGAGGGCAACGAAGGGTTAGCTAAAGTAGAAATACAAGTAGGTAAGCCCATAAGGCCCATGCTGGCCCAAATGGCTGCAAATGTTAGAGAGGCCTTAATTGAGATGGGTGGTGAGGCTGAGTTTGAAATCAAATATGATGGGGCTAGAGTGCAGGTTCACAAAGACGGAGATAATGTAGTCATCTATTCAAGACGTCTTGAAAACGTTACCAAATCGATTCCGGAAGTTGTTGAAAGAGTAAAAAAGACTCTGAAAGCTAGGAAGGCTATAGTAGAAGGAGAACTTGTTGCCGTTGGAGAAGGAGGGCGGCCCAAACCCTTCCAGTATGTGCTTAGAAGATTCAGGAGAAAGTACAATATAGAAGAAATGATAGAGAAAATCCCACTTGAACTTAACCTCTTTGACGTCCTCTATGTAGATGGCAAAAACATGATAGATGTCCAATTTATGGAACGTAGAAAGGTTCTTGAGAAGATTGTAAATTCAAATGAATGGATAAAACCCGCAGAGAATCTCATAACAAAGAATCCAGAAGAGGCAGAAGAGTTTTATCACAAAGCCTTAGAGTTGGGCCATGAAGGCCTTATGGCCAAGAGACTAGACTCGGTTTATGAACCTGGTAACAGGGGCAAGAAATGGCTTAAGCTCAAGCCTACGATGGAAAACTTGGATCTGGTTATACTTGGAGCAGAATGGGGAGAGGGTAGGAGGAGTGGAGTACTCAGTTCGTTCCTTCTTGGAGCTTATGATCCCGTAAGGGGCGACTTTGTACCAGTGGGTAAGGTAGGAAGTGGGTTCACTGATGAAGATTTAATAGAATTTACGAAAATGCTTAAGCCCCTTATAAAGAAAGAACATGGCAAGGAAGTGGAATTGGAACCTAAGGTAGTTATAGAAGTAGCCTATCAAGAGATACAGAAGAGTCCTAAATACGAAAGCGGTTTTGCGCTTAGGTTCCCACGATATATTTCTCTGAGAGAAGATAAAGGGCCAGAAGATGCAGATACTATCCAGAGAGTAGCTGAGTTATATCAGTTCCAAGAGAGGATGAAAGGAGGTAAATGATAAATTCCCCACTTTCCTTTTTAAAGTGGTTGACCTTTCTCATCGTCAAGCAATGCTATGGAAGAATTGAATATAGTGGTGCTCACTAAAAGGGAGTTTAATAAAGGAGTGTTTCACTGCATTGGAATACAAGCGTAAAGTTTTTAAACTCATTTTGGGGATACGTATCTGGACAGACGGAGTGGGCCGGTAGCTCAGCCTGGGATGAGCGCCGCCTTGGCAAGGCGGAGGCCCCGGGTTCAAATCCCGGCCGGTCCACCACAACTTTTCGGGCGGGCCCGTGGTCTAGACTGGTTATGACGCCACCCTGACGAGGTGGAGGTCCGGGGTTCGAATCCCCGCGGGCCCACCAATTCTATGATAACCATCAAAAACAGCTTCTTTCAGTAATGTCAATTCTAACATCCTTACTCTGTCTTCTAACTCTCTTATTCTGTCTTCAATATTTCTCGAATTATTATTAAGTTGTACAACTTCTTGTACAACTCGGGTGTCCCCATCCTAGTCCTGAACTCAATTTCAACTTCCTTACCAATTAGCCACTCGAACTCCCTAGGTAATCTTAAAACAGGGTATCTAAATCCATCTTTACTTTTACTACTGCCAATCTTTCTTCTTTTCATGGTAATCACCATTAGAAGATCTAATTGTCATAATAATATCGTCTATGTTATTTATATCTCCCATATTGGCATACCCAAAAGTTATTAAAGTTTTGTTTAAGGCTCTACTTGC
Protein-coding regions in this window:
- a CDS encoding ATP-dependent DNA ligase, whose amino-acid sequence is MLYKELAELYKRLEKTTLKTLKTKFVSDFLKSVTKPELLEIVPYMILGKVFPDWDERELGVGEKLLIKAVSMATGIKSEEMENSIKDTGDLGESIALALSKRKQKSFFSQPLTLERVYNTLVKVAEASGAGSQDRKLKYLANLFMDASPEEGKYLARTILGTMRTGVAEGLLRDALADAFKVKVELVERAYMLTSDFGFVAKVAKLEGNEGLAKVEIQVGKPIRPMLAQMAANVREALIEMGGEAEFEIKYDGARVQVHKDGDNVVIYSRRLENVTKSIPEVVERVKKTLKARKAIVEGELVAVGEGGRPKPFQYVLRRFRRKYNIEEMIEKIPLELNLFDVLYVDGKNMIDVQFMERRKVLEKIVNSNEWIKPAENLITKNPEEAEEFYHKALELGHEGLMAKRLDSVYEPGNRGKKWLKLKPTMENLDLVILGAEWGEGRRSGVLSSFLLGAYDPVRGDFVPVGKVGSGFTDEDLIEFTKMLKPLIKKEHGKEVELEPKVVIEVAYQEIQKSPKYESGFALRFPRYISLREDKGPEDADTIQRVAELYQFQERMKGGK